The sequence below is a genomic window from Streptomyces sp. NBC_00582.
TCGCCCGCCGCGGCCGGGGCCACGGCGAGGATCCGCGCTACGAGGCGATGCTGGCCAAGGCCCCCGGCAACCGGAACGCGTACGCCCTGCGGTTGGTGTACCTGCTCCAGGGCGCCCTGGTGTGGCTGGTGTCGCTGCCCGTGCAGGCGGCGCAGTACGTACCGGGGCCGCCTTCCCTGTTCGCCTGGGCCGGTACCGCGCTGTGGGCGGTGGGCCTGGGCTTCGAGGCGGTCGGGGACGCCCAGCTCGCCCGGTTCAAGGCCGACCCCGCCAACCGGGGCGCGATCATGGACCGGGGCCTGTGGTCGTGGACCCGGCACCCCAACTACTTCGGGGACTTCTGTGTGTGGTGGGGCCTGTTCCTGCTCGCGTGCGACTCACCGGCGGCCGCCGCCGTGTCCGTCGTGTCCCCGGTGGTGATGAGTCTGCTGCTGATCCGCGGCAGCGGGAAGCGGCTCCTGGAACGGCACATGGCCGACCGGCCCGGCTTCGCCGAGTACACGGCCCGCACCAGCGGCTTCTTCCCCCGCCCGCCGAAGCGGGACCGGACCGGCGGTCGGAGGCCCTCGTGACCGTGCCTTCCCACGAGCCCGGGGAACGGCGGGAGACGGGGCGGCCCGCCGCCCGGGCGGACTCCGCGCTGATGGTGCGCCGGTGTCCGCCCCGGCCGCGGGCGGCGGTCCTGGTGCTGCACGGCGGGCAGGCGGACAGCGAGCGGCCCACCCGGCCCTGGCAGCTGGCCGCGCTGCGCATGGACCCGATCGTGAGGGCGGTGACCGCCGCGCTGCCCCACCAGGACGTCCTGGTGGGGCAGGTCCGTTACCGCCTCCGCGGCTGGAACGGCACACGCGCCGACCCGGCACGGGACGCCCGGCGGGCGCTGCACGACCTCGCCCGCCTCGCGGGCCCCGTCCCCACGGTGCTGCTGGGCCACTCCATGGGCGGCCGGGCCGCCCTGCGCGCCGCGGGTCACCCCCAGGTCCACGGTGTGCTCGCCCTCGCCCCGTGGTGGCCCGCCGGCGAGCCGGTCGAGCAGGTGGCGGGCCGCCGGATCGTCGCCCTGCACGGTGCG
It includes:
- a CDS encoding DUF1295 domain-containing protein, which gives rise to MSGFPWGAFALNLVWAAVAALAVMLVTFAVAVRAGVHRIVDVAWGIGFTAVAAVTFAASAGHGDLGRRVLVTVLTAVWGLRLAAHIARRGRGHGEDPRYEAMLAKAPGNRNAYALRLVYLLQGALVWLVSLPVQAAQYVPGPPSLFAWAGTALWAVGLGFEAVGDAQLARFKADPANRGAIMDRGLWSWTRHPNYFGDFCVWWGLFLLACDSPAAAAVSVVSPVVMSLLLIRGSGKRLLERHMADRPGFAEYTARTSGFFPRPPKRDRTGGRRPS
- a CDS encoding alpha/beta hydrolase, with the translated sequence MVRRCPPRPRAAVLVLHGGQADSERPTRPWQLAALRMDPIVRAVTAALPHQDVLVGQVRYRLRGWNGTRADPARDARRALHDLARLAGPVPTVLLGHSMGGRAALRAAGHPQVHGVLALAPWWPAGEPVEQVAGRRIVALHGARDRVTSPAATADCVHRAQGTAARAGMALVADGDHALLRRHRFWHLTAAAVVAHLLDPDEVPDPLPEECYGAGAFPEL